The segment ACAATCTTAAAAAATATGGGGGATACATTCCGGGCATAAGGCCGGGACAGAAGACATCGGAATACATTTACAGGGTTATGTCGAGATTAACATTTGTCGGCGCAGTGTATCTCGCAGTTGTGTGTATCATTCCTGAGATTCTTATAAAGAGATTCAATGTCCCTTTTTATTTTGGCGGGACATCGCTTCTGATTGTTGTCGGAGTTGCCCTTGACACAGTGTCACAGATTGAATCGCATCTCGTTACCCGCTCATACGAAGGTTTTTTAAAGAAGGGCAGGATAAAGGGCAGAAGGGGATAAGCCAAATTCAAAATTCAAAATTTAAAAAGAATGATTGTCATAAAGACTCCTGAGGAGATTGAGAAGATGGCGAAAGCCTGTAAAATAGTTGCCGAGATACTGGAAGATCTGAAGGCATTTGTGAAGCCCGGTATTACAACAAAAGAGATAGAAATGTTTGCAGAAGAAAAAATAATTTCAAAGGGTGGGACCCCTGCATTTAAAGGATACAGGGGATACCCTGCCAGTATATGCACGTCTGTGAATAATCAGGTTGTTCACGGAATACCCTCCCGTGTTAGGCTTAACGAAGGGGATGTATTAAGCATAGACCTTGGAGTCTATAGCGATGGTTTTTACGGGGACGGAGCTGTTACCCTGCCTGTCGGCGAGATAAGCCCGCTTGCAAAAAAACTTTTGAAGGTAACAGAGGAAGCTCTTTACAAAGGGATTGATAAAGCCACGCCCCGCAACAGGGTCTCGGACATATCATCTGCCATTGAGAATTATGTTGAGGCAAACGGTTTTTCTGTAGTGAAGGCATTTGTCGGCCACGGGATTGGGATGGCGCTTCATGAAGAACCTCAGGTACCGAATTTTGGCGTCTCAGGGCAGGGGCCGAGACTAAAGGAAGGCATGACCCTCGCAATTGAGCCTATGGTTAATACAGGCGGGTATGGGGTCAGCATACTTGACGATGGATGGACGGCGGTTACCCTTGATGGCGGACTTTCCGCTCACTTTGAGCATACGATTGCCATTACTGACGGAGACGCAAGAATCTTGACGAAAACATAATATAGATGTTATACTTTTCAGCTAATGCCTAAAGAGGAAAATATAGAAGTAGAGGGAAAGATTGTTGAAACGCTGCCGAATGCGATGTTTAGGGTAAAACTTGAGAACGGGCAGATAATTCTCGCTCATATTTCCGGCAAGATGAGGATGCATTTTATAAAGATACTGCCGGGCGATAAGGTTACAGTGGAACTCTCGCCTTATGACCTCACAAGAGGCAGGATAACATATAGGTTTAAATAAAATTAAAAGTTAGAAAGAGCAGAGGTAGACATGAAAGTTCGTTCATCTGTAAAACCAATATGCGCTAAATGCAAGGTTATAAAAAGGAAGGGTGTTAGAAGAATAATATGCGAAAATCCCCGCCACAAACAGAGGCAGGGATGATTAAAAAAATAAAAGTTCAAAGTTCAAAGTTAAAAATTAAAAGGCAGGAGTTATAATGGCGAGAATCGCTGGTGTGGATTTACCAAAGAATGAACGGATTGAGATAGGGTTAACAAGGATATTCGGGATAGGCAGGTCTTTGTCAAAGAAAATACTTGATGAGACAAAGGTTAATCCTAACATAAGGGTAAAAGATATCACAGACGAAGACATCGTAAAAATAAGATCTGCCATTGACAGGGAGTATAAAGTCGAGGGCGACCTCAGGCGTGAGACCACAATGGGGATTAAAAGGCTTATGGAAATTGGCTGTTACAGGGGCATAAGGCATAAGGCAGGGCTTCCTGTGAGGGGACAGAGGACAAAGACAAATGCCCGCACCCGCAGAGGGCCAAGGAAAACCATCATGGGCAAAAAGAAGGAGGCATAGCTGATGGCTCAGCGGAAAAAGGGCGCAAGGAAAGACAAGAAGCATGTAAATGTCGGAGTTGCGCATATTCAGGCAACATTTAATAATACAATAGTATCCATAACGGACCCTAACGGGAATGTTGTTGCATGGGCAAGCTCCGGGAGTCTTGGGTTCAAGGGTTCGAGAAAAGGAACGCCTTATGCTGCACAGATGGCAGGAGAATCAGCGGCTAAAAAGGCAATTGATGTGGGGATGAAACAGTTGGACGTTTTTGTTAAAGGGCCGGGCGCCGGAAGAGAATCAGCCATCAGGGCATTGCAGATAGCCGGACTTGAGGTTAACCTTATAAAGGACGTTACTCCTGTTCCTCATAATGGCTGTAAGCCTCCAAAGAGAAGGAGAGTTTAAAAGTGGCAAGATATACAGGGCCTTTATGCAGAGTATGCCGTAGAGAAGGGGACAAAATGTTTCTCAAAGGAGACAGGTGTTTCACTGAGAAATGTTCAGTGGAGAGGAGGAAATATCCGCCGGGCCAGCATGGACAAAGACGTACAAAAA is part of the Nitrospirota bacterium genome and harbors:
- the rpsM gene encoding 30S ribosomal protein S13, with protein sequence MARIAGVDLPKNERIEIGLTRIFGIGRSLSKKILDETKVNPNIRVKDITDEDIVKIRSAIDREYKVEGDLRRETTMGIKRLMEIGCYRGIRHKAGLPVRGQRTKTNARTRRGPRKTIMGKKKEA
- the rpsK gene encoding 30S ribosomal protein S11, with amino-acid sequence MAQRKKGARKDKKHVNVGVAHIQATFNNTIVSITDPNGNVVAWASSGSLGFKGSRKGTPYAAQMAGESAAKKAIDVGMKQLDVFVKGPGAGRESAIRALQIAGLEVNLIKDVTPVPHNGCKPPKRRRV
- the infA gene encoding translation initiation factor IF-1 is translated as MPKEENIEVEGKIVETLPNAMFRVKLENGQIILAHISGKMRMHFIKILPGDKVTVELSPYDLTRGRITYRFK
- the map gene encoding type I methionyl aminopeptidase, which translates into the protein MIVIKTPEEIEKMAKACKIVAEILEDLKAFVKPGITTKEIEMFAEEKIISKGGTPAFKGYRGYPASICTSVNNQVVHGIPSRVRLNEGDVLSIDLGVYSDGFYGDGAVTLPVGEISPLAKKLLKVTEEALYKGIDKATPRNRVSDISSAIENYVEANGFSVVKAFVGHGIGMALHEEPQVPNFGVSGQGPRLKEGMTLAIEPMVNTGGYGVSILDDGWTAVTLDGGLSAHFEHTIAITDGDARILTKT
- the rpmJ gene encoding 50S ribosomal protein L36, whose amino-acid sequence is MKVRSSVKPICAKCKVIKRKGVRRIICENPRHKQRQG